The sequence below is a genomic window from Ovis aries strain OAR_USU_Benz2616 breed Rambouillet chromosome 19, ARS-UI_Ramb_v3.0, whole genome shotgun sequence.
CCAAGTGATGCACTTCGAGAGTCGTTTTGAAGGCAGCGTAGAAAATTAAAAAGGGGGCCGAAGGGGCAGAAAAGACGTCACTGTCCAAGCCAAAGAGAGAGGCCGGGCTGGGGTGCAGGTGGCGGTAGTGCCACTTATAAACCGATGCCTTTCAAGTCGCAGGGGAGGGTGGCCTGGGTGGCCTGGGGGCTCTGGCAGCAGGGGAACTGGGCGCGGAAGCAGTCCCTGAGCTCCCTGTTGAAGAGGAAGCACACGACGGGGTTGATGCCGGCCTGCGCGAAGGTCAGCCACACGGAGGCCGTCAGGTAGGCCTGGGGGACGGCGCCGGGCCGCACCAGGACCCGCAGGTAGCTGGCCACGACGTAGGGCCCCCAGAGGAGCAGGAAGAGCAGCGTGACGGCGTAGAACATCTTGCACAGCCTCTTCTCCGTCTTGAACTCCTCGAGCACGAGGAGGCGGCGCGCGCCACGCCCGGGCCCGGCCGGCCGGATGCCCACGAGGGCCGGCGGCGTGGGCCCGCGGCCGAAGCCGGCCGTCCAGTTGGCGGCCGCCTGGCCGGTGGCGCCGGGGCCGTGGAAGGTCCAGTCGTGGCTGACGGCCGGCACGAGGCGCGCGGGCCGCATCTTGCGGCGGTCGTGGATGAAGAAGAGCAGGCGGAGGTAGACGAGGTGCGTGGCGCCCACCACCAcggccagcagcagcaggaagcccaGCGCGCCCGGGGCGCCGTCGGGCCGCTGCTCCAGGGCGCACGGCGCGTCCTCgtcgtcgccgccgccgccgccgtccaGCACGGGCGGGAAGGCCGCGGCCAGCGCCAGCGCCCAGGCGGCGCACACCAGCATGGCGGCGCACGGCCAGCCGGCCAGGCGCTCGGCGTAGAAGCGGTGGTGCGCGATGGCCAGGTAGCGGGTGACGCCCACGCCGAGCAGCAGGAAGGCGGCGTGGAAGCAGAAGAGCG
It includes:
- the GPR27 gene encoding probable G-protein coupled receptor 27, coding for MANASEPGGGGGGGEAAALGLKLATLSLLLCVSLAGNVLFALLIVRERSLHRAPYYLLLDLCLADGLRALACLPAVMLAARRAAAAAGAPPGALGCKLLAFLAALFCFHAAFLLLGVGVTRYLAIAHHRFYAERLAGWPCAAMLVCAAWALALAAAFPPVLDGGGGGDDEDAPCALEQRPDGAPGALGFLLLLAVVVGATHLVYLRLLFFIHDRRKMRPARLVPAVSHDWTFHGPGATGQAAANWTAGFGRGPTPPALVGIRPAGPGRGARRLLVLEEFKTEKRLCKMFYAVTLLFLLLWGPYVVASYLRVLVRPGAVPQAYLTASVWLTFAQAGINPVVCFLFNRELRDCFRAQFPCCQSPQATQATLPCDLKGIGL